From the Chloroflexus aurantiacus J-10-fl genome, one window contains:
- a CDS encoding CpXC domain-containing protein, translating into MPSAPPQPVQLACPACGTRFRSFIFTLVDGGDQPELKGALLTGQLNVAACPRCGVASVLSAPLVYHDAGKQLFLVYVPQELNSQPQEIDRFIGDASAFFLRSLPPDTPRAYLLAPRRFLSLQSLIEAIYEADGVSAEDLRRQNRYVEILTELVNLVEDDEQFAAAVQRYHEELTPEFLTTLEAFIGATNETQAQMRAMLVKVREKLLVQLERLTEQAAIAELKEAIERLRAASDEELPDLVSELRLLIDYSFFQMWTEQIEAATAAGDTETAQRLTERRARILELIEEIDRASQELFERGTALINAVLAAPDPVAALKARADEVTDDLLVVLSANIAAARYAGDQALLEQLERLTTTIKEIINSRLTPEDRFINELLMQETTAEATRLLRKNMTKITPELARRLNERAEVEEKRAQQANAERLRQLAREVNALLF; encoded by the coding sequence ATGCCTTCGGCACCTCCGCAACCGGTTCAACTTGCCTGTCCTGCCTGCGGGACACGTTTTCGTTCGTTTATTTTCACATTAGTTGATGGTGGTGATCAACCAGAGCTTAAGGGAGCGCTGCTGACCGGCCAACTCAACGTCGCGGCCTGTCCCCGCTGTGGTGTGGCGAGCGTCCTCAGCGCACCACTCGTGTATCACGACGCCGGCAAACAGCTTTTTCTGGTGTACGTTCCGCAAGAACTCAACAGCCAGCCGCAAGAGATTGATCGCTTTATCGGTGATGCATCCGCATTTTTCCTCCGCTCGTTGCCGCCCGACACGCCACGTGCGTATCTGCTGGCACCACGTCGTTTTCTCAGCCTGCAATCGCTCATCGAGGCTATCTACGAAGCGGATGGTGTTTCAGCGGAAGATCTACGCCGACAGAACCGCTACGTCGAAATCCTTACCGAGCTTGTCAATCTGGTTGAGGATGATGAGCAATTCGCGGCTGCGGTACAGCGGTATCACGAAGAATTGACCCCGGAATTCCTTACGACCCTTGAAGCATTCATCGGCGCTACCAACGAGACTCAGGCGCAAATGCGGGCTATGCTCGTAAAAGTCCGGGAAAAGCTCCTTGTTCAACTCGAACGCCTCACCGAGCAGGCAGCGATTGCCGAGCTGAAAGAGGCTATCGAGCGGTTGCGTGCCGCCAGCGATGAGGAATTACCTGATCTGGTCAGCGAACTGCGGTTGCTCATCGATTACAGCTTTTTCCAGATGTGGACCGAGCAGATCGAGGCCGCTACTGCCGCCGGTGATACTGAGACGGCACAGCGTCTGACCGAACGCCGGGCGCGCATCCTGGAGTTGATCGAGGAGATTGATCGGGCATCGCAAGAGCTGTTTGAACGCGGAACAGCCCTGATTAATGCTGTGCTGGCAGCCCCCGATCCGGTTGCCGCATTGAAAGCGCGGGCTGATGAAGTGACTGATGATTTGCTGGTCGTCTTGTCGGCAAACATTGCGGCGGCACGGTACGCCGGTGATCAAGCGTTGCTCGAACAGCTTGAACGATTGACAACCACGATCAAAGAAATTATCAACTCACGGCTGACCCCGGAAGATCGCTTTATTAACGAACTCCTGATGCAAGAGACGACGGCAGAAGCGACGCGCTTGCTGCGCAAGAACATGACGAAGATCACTCCCGAACTGGCACGCCGGCTCAATGAGCGGGCCGAGGTGGAAGAAAAACGCGCTCAGCAGGCCAATGCCGAACGCCTACGGCAACTCGCCCGTGAGGTCAACGCACTCTTGTTCTAA
- a CDS encoding class I SAM-dependent methyltransferase — protein MGAIVRQSGLPPEYFERYDESDDRLFYLYPRLTAHIDEAACRAVTNLIREELPQGGCLLDLMSSYVSHLPTDIPLNRVVGLGLNEEEMRLNPQLHEYVIHDLNAQPQLPFPDATFDGVICTVSVQYMTRPVEVFADVARILKPGGPFIVTFSNRCFPSKAVRIWLATNDRQHLELVRCYFELAGGFTNIRCLDRSPHHWLSDPLYAVVGRRVV, from the coding sequence ATGGGGGCAATAGTGCGGCAGAGCGGTCTTCCACCTGAGTATTTTGAGCGTTATGATGAGAGCGATGATCGCCTCTTCTATCTTTACCCCCGCCTGACAGCCCACATCGACGAAGCTGCATGCCGGGCTGTCACCAATTTGATTCGCGAGGAACTCCCGCAGGGTGGTTGTCTGCTCGATCTGATGAGCAGCTATGTCAGTCACTTACCGACTGATATTCCGCTGAATCGGGTGGTTGGGCTTGGCCTCAACGAAGAGGAGATGCGGCTCAACCCACAACTCCACGAGTATGTTATTCACGACCTCAATGCGCAGCCACAGTTACCATTCCCCGATGCCACCTTCGATGGGGTGATTTGCACCGTCTCTGTGCAATATATGACGCGACCTGTCGAAGTCTTTGCCGATGTTGCCCGCATTCTCAAACCGGGTGGCCCCTTCATCGTTACCTTCTCCAACCGTTGCTTTCCCAGTAAAGCGGTACGTATCTGGCTGGCGACCAACGACCGCCAGCATCTGGAACTGGTGCGTTGCTACTTTGAACTGGCCGGCGGCTTCACGAATATCCGCTGTCTTGATCGATCCCCTCATCACTGGCTCAGTGATCCACTCTACGCTGTTGTCGGGCGACGAGTGGTATAA
- a CDS encoding quinone oxidoreductase family protein, protein MRAIQIHQTGGPEQLQMVDIPLPEPAPGQVRIKVAAAGVNFIDIYHRTGLYPQPLPFTLGLEVAGTIDAVGEGVSEWAVGDRVGCTTASGGYAEYALAAADKLVRVPDNVDLETAAAVLLQGMTAHYLTFSTFPLKAGDTCLVHAAAGGVGLLLIQIARRLGARVIGTVSTDEKAELARAAGADEVVIYTRESFVERVRAFTNGRGVDVVYDSVGASTLEGSLDSLRPRGMFVTFGNASGPLPPISPLLLSSKGSLFMTRPTLFHYIATPEELRWRASDLFTWIGAGELQVRIHRRYPLSEAAEAQIALASRATTGKLLLIP, encoded by the coding sequence ATGCGGGCGATCCAGATTCATCAGACCGGTGGGCCAGAGCAGTTGCAGATGGTTGATATTCCCCTTCCCGAACCTGCACCAGGACAGGTGCGGATTAAGGTGGCCGCGGCGGGGGTTAATTTTATCGATATCTACCATCGTACCGGTCTCTATCCACAACCGTTGCCGTTTACTCTGGGGTTAGAAGTGGCCGGTACGATTGATGCCGTTGGCGAAGGGGTGAGTGAATGGGCAGTCGGTGACCGGGTTGGGTGTACGACCGCCAGCGGCGGCTACGCCGAATATGCCCTGGCCGCAGCCGATAAGCTGGTACGGGTGCCCGATAATGTCGATTTGGAGACAGCAGCGGCAGTGCTCCTGCAGGGCATGACAGCCCACTATCTGACGTTCAGCACCTTTCCGCTGAAAGCAGGGGATACCTGTCTGGTGCATGCTGCGGCGGGTGGCGTAGGTCTGTTGTTGATCCAGATTGCCCGGCGTTTGGGAGCACGGGTGATTGGCACCGTTTCGACTGATGAAAAAGCCGAACTGGCCCGCGCAGCCGGTGCCGATGAAGTGGTGATCTATACCCGCGAGTCGTTTGTCGAGCGGGTGCGGGCGTTTACCAACGGTCGTGGGGTCGATGTGGTCTACGACTCGGTCGGTGCCAGTACGCTGGAAGGCAGTCTCGATAGCCTGCGTCCACGGGGGATGTTCGTTACCTTTGGCAATGCCAGTGGCCCCTTGCCGCCGATCTCACCATTGTTGCTGAGTAGCAAGGGTTCGCTGTTTATGACGCGGCCCACCCTCTTCCACTACATTGCCACGCCTGAAGAGTTGCGCTGGCGCGCCAGTGATCTGTTTACCTGGATCGGTGCCGGCGAGTTGCAGGTTCGCATTCACCGGCGGTATCCGCTGAGTGAAGCGGCTGAGGCGCAGATTGCCCTGGCCAGTCGGGCCACTACTGGCAAGTTGTTACTGATCCCGTAA
- a CDS encoding aspartate kinase translates to MRLVMKFGGTSVGSADAIRRVTEIVGTYARDHEVVVVVSAMNAPDLRTTDTLIAAAKAAAAGNGDATAQIAPRLLDLHMRTAAEVASPAECAALEPQIRSMLDYMSNLSRSIAVLGELTPRALDLFSGLGERLNARLIAAALRSAGIDAEAIDATELIVTDDRYGNASPIEPDTRERSRARLLPMLADRKVPVVTGFIGATRAGVPTTLGRGGSDYTCAILGADLDADEVWFWKEVDGVLSANPKVVPEARTLPRLSYAEMGEMAYYGANVLHPKTVQPLVHRRIPIRIRNTFNPSHPGTLIDAEGDGESVRAITAIRGLSLITVGGPGMLGLTGVAARIFGAVARVGANILLISQASSEQSVCFAVPGDESERVVEELRRELAREFAAHDVDHIGTIAPVVIVAVVGSGMRGTPGIAGRVFGALGAARVNVIAIAQGSTENNISLVVAEADADAAVRAVHAAFVG, encoded by the coding sequence ATGCGTCTGGTCATGAAGTTTGGTGGTACTTCGGTTGGTAGTGCCGATGCAATCCGGCGTGTAACCGAGATTGTTGGTACGTATGCCCGCGATCACGAGGTGGTCGTGGTGGTGTCGGCAATGAATGCCCCTGATCTGCGCACGACCGATACTCTGATTGCAGCGGCGAAAGCGGCAGCGGCGGGAAATGGTGATGCGACTGCGCAAATCGCCCCTCGTCTGCTCGATCTGCATATGCGCACAGCAGCAGAGGTGGCATCGCCAGCGGAGTGTGCGGCGCTCGAACCGCAGATCCGTTCCATGCTCGACTACATGAGTAACCTTTCACGCAGTATTGCCGTGTTAGGGGAATTGACTCCGCGGGCATTAGACCTGTTTAGCGGTCTTGGCGAACGGCTCAATGCGCGCCTGATCGCTGCTGCGCTGCGCAGCGCCGGGATTGATGCCGAGGCGATTGATGCGACTGAACTTATCGTGACCGATGATCGGTACGGGAATGCCTCGCCTATCGAACCGGATACGCGCGAGCGGAGCCGGGCCAGGCTCTTGCCAATGCTGGCCGACCGCAAGGTGCCGGTCGTCACCGGTTTCATCGGCGCGACCCGTGCGGGTGTGCCGACGACATTGGGTCGTGGCGGTTCGGATTACACCTGTGCCATTTTGGGGGCCGATCTCGATGCCGATGAGGTCTGGTTCTGGAAAGAAGTTGACGGCGTCCTTTCGGCCAACCCGAAGGTAGTGCCGGAAGCCCGAACCTTACCCCGCCTCTCGTATGCCGAGATGGGTGAGATGGCCTATTATGGTGCCAACGTCCTCCATCCGAAGACCGTACAGCCGCTGGTGCATCGGCGTATTCCCATTCGCATCCGCAATACCTTCAATCCGAGCCATCCGGGAACATTAATCGATGCGGAAGGTGACGGCGAAAGTGTGCGGGCAATCACTGCCATTAGGGGTCTCAGTCTGATCACGGTAGGTGGGCCGGGTATGCTGGGTCTCACCGGTGTGGCAGCCCGTATCTTCGGCGCAGTTGCCCGCGTTGGCGCCAACATTCTGCTTATCTCGCAGGCCAGCAGCGAGCAGAGCGTCTGTTTTGCCGTACCAGGTGATGAGTCAGAGCGGGTGGTAGAAGAACTCCGTCGCGAACTGGCGCGCGAATTTGCGGCCCACGATGTCGATCACATCGGCACCATCGCCCCGGTCGTGATTGTCGCAGTGGTCGGATCAGGGATGCGGGGCACGCCGGGCATTGCCGGACGGGTGTTTGGTGCGTTGGGTGCAGCGCGGGTTAACGTGATCGCGATTGCACAGGGTAGCACCGAGAATAACATCTCGCTGGTGGTCGCCGAGGCCGACGCCGATGCTGCTGTGCGGGCAGTGCATGCGGCTTTTGTAGGGTAA
- a CDS encoding DarT ssDNA thymidine ADP-ribosyltransferase family protein, whose amino-acid sequence MFSTHSNTYSHRFWGDDESRKHIKRLYHITHIDNLASILQYGILSHRQVESQNVSFTPIYNENIVHNRKERLTPDQRSLWDYANLYFQPRNPMLYKVLSEKSTREIVILGVKPQVLDTKGAFIALGNAAHSQTEIVDVATGRKVITGEFWPIIHSDWWKPEDGTKRKIMAECLIPHVIVPEAIHSIFVAHPSVADTVRSIIAEIPCPVEVVTEPHLFFQPNRQGRLTEKLSWVDGDMFFSKMQTLTISVNTVGVMGKGLASRAKYQFPDVYVIYQDVCKNGTLQMGKPYLYKREGSLDEDLADEPLSLPHPNASKWFLLFPTKRHWKERSDREGIEKGLQWLVSHYRDEGIQSIAIPALGCGLGGLDWKEMGPLICRYMVQMDIQSCIYLPQEQNIPLELLTSEFLLGT is encoded by the coding sequence ATGTTTAGTACGCACTCTAATACGTATTCCCATCGTTTTTGGGGAGACGACGAGTCAAGAAAGCATATAAAAAGACTATATCATATTACTCACATTGACAACCTTGCATCTATTTTGCAATACGGCATTCTCTCACACCGGCAGGTTGAATCCCAGAACGTCTCGTTTACGCCGATTTATAATGAGAACATCGTTCACAATCGAAAAGAACGCTTAACTCCGGATCAGAGAAGTTTATGGGATTATGCCAATCTCTATTTCCAACCGCGCAATCCTATGCTTTACAAGGTGTTAAGCGAAAAGAGTACAAGAGAAATAGTCATACTAGGGGTCAAACCACAAGTCTTAGATACAAAAGGTGCATTTATTGCGCTTGGTAATGCTGCACACTCACAGACCGAAATCGTGGATGTCGCAACGGGTCGGAAAGTCATTACTGGTGAATTCTGGCCAATTATACACAGTGACTGGTGGAAACCCGAAGACGGTACGAAGCGCAAAATAATGGCCGAATGCCTTATACCACATGTGATTGTGCCAGAGGCAATCCACTCGATCTTTGTAGCGCACCCCAGCGTTGCAGATACAGTGCGTAGTATTATTGCCGAGATTCCTTGTCCAGTAGAAGTAGTTACAGAACCACACCTGTTTTTCCAACCCAACCGCCAGGGCAGATTGACCGAAAAACTATCCTGGGTTGATGGCGATATGTTCTTTTCCAAGATGCAAACGCTCACGATCAGTGTCAATACAGTAGGAGTTATGGGGAAAGGTCTGGCTTCACGCGCCAAATACCAGTTTCCCGATGTGTATGTCATCTATCAGGATGTATGTAAAAATGGCACGTTGCAGATGGGTAAGCCATACCTTTACAAACGTGAAGGATCGTTGGATGAAGATTTGGCAGATGAGCCATTGAGCTTACCTCATCCGAATGCCAGTAAGTGGTTTTTACTTTTCCCAACCAAACGGCATTGGAAAGAGCGATCTGACCGGGAAGGGATAGAAAAGGGCTTACAGTGGCTGGTATCTCATTACAGGGATGAGGGAATTCAATCTATAGCTATCCCTGCCTTGGGATGCGGGTTGGGTGGGTTAGACTGGAAAGAGATGGGGCCACTGATATGCAGGTATATGGTGCAGATGGATATTCAAAGCTGCATTTATCTGCCTCAAGAGCAAAACATCCCACTCGAATTGTTGACCAGCGAATTTTTGCTGGGAACCTGA
- a CDS encoding 3-deoxy-7-phosphoheptulonate synthase: MNQTPLANLHVRELTPLQPPRALKNELPITPAAAHTVAETRAAIRRILRGEDQRRIMVVGPCSIHDPEAALEYARRLQALQKPLGDQLVIVMRAYLEKPRTTVGWRGLINDPHLDGSFDMAAGLRIARQLLLAINELGVPVATEMLDPISPQYLDDQISLATIGARTSEAQTHRALASGVSMPVGFKNGTDGGIQVAVNACVSAAVPHSFLGIDEDGRSAVVRTTGNPDSFVILRGGRHGPNYHLEYIVQTTRLMREAERQPAVMIDCSHANSGSDFRRQEAVWQTVLGYMVEEPLPIIGMMLESNLFEGKQPLVADRSMLRYGVSLTDGCVGWDTTERLLHEAHLALSRR; this comes from the coding sequence ATGAACCAGACACCTTTAGCTAACCTGCACGTTCGCGAATTAACCCCTCTCCAACCACCGCGAGCGTTGAAAAACGAATTACCGATCACACCGGCGGCAGCGCATACGGTCGCTGAAACCCGTGCTGCTATTCGACGCATTTTACGCGGTGAAGACCAGCGCCGCATCATGGTCGTTGGCCCGTGCTCGATCCACGATCCCGAAGCAGCCCTTGAATATGCCCGCCGTTTGCAGGCATTGCAAAAGCCATTGGGCGATCAGTTGGTTATCGTAATGCGGGCCTACCTCGAAAAACCACGAACGACAGTAGGCTGGCGCGGCCTGATTAACGACCCACACCTCGATGGTTCCTTTGATATGGCTGCCGGTCTCCGCATTGCCCGACAATTGCTGCTGGCGATCAATGAGCTAGGGGTACCGGTTGCGACCGAGATGCTCGATCCGATCAGCCCACAGTACCTCGACGATCAGATCAGCCTGGCAACTATCGGTGCCCGCACGAGTGAAGCGCAGACTCATCGGGCGCTAGCCAGCGGTGTCTCGATGCCGGTCGGGTTCAAAAATGGCACCGACGGCGGGATTCAGGTTGCCGTCAATGCCTGCGTTTCCGCCGCAGTACCGCACAGCTTTCTGGGCATCGATGAAGACGGGCGCAGTGCCGTCGTGCGCACAACCGGCAACCCCGATAGCTTTGTCATCTTGCGCGGTGGGCGGCATGGGCCGAACTATCACCTGGAGTATATCGTCCAGACCACCCGCCTGATGCGTGAAGCCGAACGACAGCCCGCAGTGATGATTGACTGTAGTCATGCCAACTCCGGCAGTGATTTTCGCCGGCAGGAGGCCGTCTGGCAAACGGTGCTTGGGTATATGGTAGAGGAACCATTGCCGATCATCGGCATGATGCTGGAGAGCAATCTCTTTGAGGGCAAGCAACCGCTGGTTGCCGACCGGAGTATGCTCCGCTACGGCGTCTCGCTCACCGATGGCTGTGTGGGTTGGGACACCACCGAACGACTCTTGCACGAAGCACATCTGGCCCTCTCGCGCAGGTAG
- a CDS encoding dihydrodipicolinate synthase family protein — protein MAEPRGIISAMLTPFTSDVGPVDYEWLPGYLRFLADGGLHGVLALGTTGEGPSMSVAERIRTLEIIMAHRGELSVIAGTGCAALTDTIALSRAAIDLGVDAILVMPPFYIKQPDETGILAYFRALCDALPADARVMLYHIPQVTGVPITRTIIDGLLASHGTQFYGLKDSSGDWEHSKMLIDSYPQLRIFTGSDRLIARALAGGAAGAITALSSAFPKLARAVFDAFHQGGDVAAAQARLSAVRDLVNPINTPPALKAALTWTSDLPETALRLPLLPLSNEEVAALRAAYERIMAGTTP, from the coding sequence ATGGCAGAGCCTCGTGGGATTATCAGCGCAATGCTTACCCCCTTCACCAGTGATGTTGGCCCGGTGGATTACGAGTGGTTGCCGGGATACCTGCGCTTTCTGGCTGATGGCGGACTCCACGGTGTGCTGGCGCTGGGCACCACCGGTGAGGGGCCGTCGATGAGTGTGGCCGAGCGAATCCGCACCCTTGAGATCATAATGGCGCACCGGGGGGAGTTGAGCGTGATTGCCGGTACCGGCTGTGCTGCGCTTACCGATACGATTGCGCTGAGCCGGGCAGCGATTGATCTGGGTGTTGATGCGATTCTGGTCATGCCGCCGTTCTACATCAAGCAACCGGACGAAACCGGCATTCTGGCCTACTTCCGGGCACTGTGCGATGCGTTACCGGCCGATGCGCGCGTGATGCTGTACCATATTCCGCAGGTGACCGGGGTGCCGATCACGAGGACTATCATCGATGGCTTGCTGGCGAGCCACGGCACCCAGTTTTACGGTTTGAAAGACAGTAGTGGCGATTGGGAACACTCTAAGATGCTCATTGACAGCTACCCGCAATTACGCATCTTCACCGGTAGTGATCGCCTGATTGCCCGTGCTCTGGCCGGTGGCGCTGCCGGCGCTATTACGGCGCTCTCCAGTGCGTTTCCGAAACTGGCCCGTGCAGTGTTCGATGCGTTCCATCAGGGTGGTGATGTAGCGGCAGCCCAGGCTCGCCTAAGCGCTGTACGCGATCTGGTGAACCCGATCAACACACCACCAGCGCTCAAAGCGGCATTAACCTGGACAAGTGACTTGCCGGAAACGGCGCTGCGGCTTCCGTTGCTGCCCTTGAGTAACGAGGAGGTCGCTGCTCTCCGTGCTGCTTACGAGCGGATCATGGCCGGTACAACGCCCTGA
- a CDS encoding glucose-1-phosphate thymidylyltransferase, which produces MKGLVLSGGKGTRLRPITYTSAKQLVPVANKPVLFRVIEAIRDAGITDIGIVIGDTGDEIRSAVGNGRRWGVKISYIPQEAPLGLAHAVKISRDFLGDDRFVMFLGDNCIQGGISPLIEQFGRSDYNAQIVLKKVSDPRSFGVAELDDEGRVVRLVEKPREPKSDLALVGIYMFDHHIFEAVEAIRPSARGELEITDAIQWLVSNGYNVYPYVHEGWWIDTGKKDDMLEANRLVLEELEPSVQGYVDRDSQLIGKVIIEPGAEIINSTIRGPAIIGEHTRIVNAYVGPFTSIYHHCHIEECEIEHSIVLEYCTIRGLPHRLEDSLIGRNVEIGRSPLRPKAYRFMLGDNSSVGVL; this is translated from the coding sequence ATGAAAGGTCTTGTGCTCAGTGGCGGTAAAGGAACTCGACTGCGACCGATTACCTACACCAGTGCAAAACAGCTTGTGCCGGTTGCCAACAAGCCGGTCTTGTTTCGGGTAATCGAAGCGATCCGCGACGCCGGAATTACCGACATCGGGATTGTTATTGGCGATACCGGTGATGAGATTCGCTCAGCGGTGGGCAATGGTCGGCGCTGGGGCGTGAAAATTTCGTACATCCCGCAAGAAGCACCCCTGGGACTGGCCCATGCCGTGAAAATCAGTCGTGACTTTCTCGGTGATGACCGGTTTGTGATGTTTTTGGGCGATAACTGCATTCAGGGTGGGATCAGTCCGTTAATCGAGCAATTTGGGCGGAGCGATTACAATGCCCAGATTGTGTTGAAAAAGGTCAGCGATCCGCGCTCGTTTGGTGTCGCCGAACTCGATGATGAGGGTCGGGTCGTGCGTCTGGTTGAGAAGCCGCGTGAGCCGAAGTCGGATCTGGCGCTGGTCGGTATCTACATGTTCGATCACCATATTTTTGAAGCGGTTGAGGCAATCAGACCATCAGCACGCGGTGAACTTGAGATTACCGACGCTATCCAGTGGCTGGTAAGCAACGGCTACAACGTGTATCCCTACGTTCACGAGGGCTGGTGGATCGACACCGGGAAGAAGGATGATATGCTGGAAGCCAATCGCCTGGTGCTCGAAGAGCTGGAACCTTCAGTGCAAGGGTATGTTGACCGCGACTCGCAGTTGATCGGCAAGGTGATCATCGAGCCAGGTGCAGAAATCATCAATAGCACGATCCGTGGCCCGGCAATTATTGGTGAGCATACCCGGATCGTGAACGCCTATGTCGGCCCGTTCACCTCAATCTATCACCACTGCCACATTGAGGAATGTGAGATCGAGCATAGCATTGTGCTTGAATACTGCACGATCCGTGGTCTGCCACACCGCCTGGAAGATAGCCTGATCGGGCGGAATGTCGAGATCGGGCGTAGTCCATTGCGGCCAAAGGCGTATCGGTTTATGCTCGGGGATAACAGTTCGGTCGGCGTATTGTGA
- the rsmI gene encoding 16S rRNA (cytidine(1402)-2'-O)-methyltransferase: MGTLYLVATPIGNLEDITLRALRILREVRLIAAEDTRHTRILLDHYQITTPCISYHEHNKLARQADLLAALQTGDVALVSDAGTPAIADPGQELVQACLAAGHTIVPVPGPSAPLAALIASGMATDRFAFIGFLPRQQRERRELLSDIADLTLTIICFETPHRLLEALADIGDVLGARQIAIANDLTKRFEMIMRGTAGELIEHFTHQPPRGEFTIVIAGAAQTESRKRERHRLRAAAPAAEPATIAAHLRRLRAQGLSASAAVRQTAQDLNVAKNTVYAIWLEIAADETA; encoded by the coding sequence ATGGGAACACTCTACCTTGTTGCCACACCAATCGGCAATCTCGAAGACATCACGCTCCGCGCATTACGCATCCTGCGCGAGGTACGTCTGATTGCTGCTGAAGATACGCGCCATACCCGTATCTTGCTCGATCACTACCAGATCACCACTCCCTGTATCTCGTACCACGAGCACAACAAACTGGCCCGTCAGGCTGATCTGCTGGCTGCGCTGCAAACCGGTGATGTTGCGCTCGTCTCTGATGCGGGTACGCCGGCCATTGCCGATCCCGGTCAGGAGCTGGTGCAGGCCTGTCTGGCCGCCGGCCACACCATCGTACCGGTGCCCGGCCCCAGCGCACCATTGGCCGCATTGATTGCGTCGGGCATGGCAACTGACCGGTTCGCCTTTATCGGCTTTCTCCCCCGCCAGCAACGCGAGCGCCGTGAGTTACTGAGCGACATTGCCGATCTGACGCTGACGATCATCTGCTTCGAGACCCCACACCGGCTATTAGAGGCACTCGCCGATATTGGCGATGTTCTTGGTGCCCGTCAGATCGCCATTGCCAACGATCTCACCAAGCGATTCGAGATGATTATGCGCGGGACGGCGGGTGAGCTGATCGAACACTTTACGCATCAGCCACCACGTGGAGAGTTCACTATCGTGATCGCCGGTGCCGCGCAGACGGAGAGCCGCAAACGCGAACGACACCGGCTACGTGCAGCAGCTCCAGCGGCTGAACCGGCAACCATTGCCGCCCACCTGCGGCGCCTGCGTGCTCAGGGATTGAGTGCCAGCGCCGCAGTTCGGCAGACTGCGCAAGATCTGAATGTGGCGAAAAATACCGTCTACGCGATCTGGCTGGAGATCGCCGCCGATGAGACGGCGTAG
- a CDS encoding GDP-mannose 4,6-dehydratase, translating into MRVFITGITGPVGSFLADYLLTIPGVDIHAFKRWRSDPRPIEHLIGRITIHEGDIEDAFAIDRAIATARPDRIFHLAAQSYPSASWDAPILTMRANVEGTINLLEAARRHVPKARIHIAGTSAEYGPVRPDEVPISEDHPLRPASPYGVSKVAAELSGLQYHASYGLHVVVTRSFNHVGPRQGDRCSIQTFCRQMALIEAGQQEPVMYVGNLSPKRDFTHTRDVARALWLLLEHGTPGEVYNLCSGQAVRIGDIVDMVIAMGRVPVTVQVDPARLRPVDEPILQGDNRKLRAATGWQPEIGIEQIVAEVLDYWRQQIGSNQRTQI; encoded by the coding sequence ATGCGGGTCTTTATTACCGGTATTACCGGGCCGGTCGGCAGTTTTCTGGCCGATTATCTGTTGACAATACCTGGCGTGGACATTCACGCCTTCAAGCGCTGGCGTAGTGATCCGCGTCCAATTGAACATTTGATCGGACGGATCACCATTCATGAGGGCGATATTGAAGATGCGTTTGCGATAGATCGGGCCATTGCCACCGCACGCCCAGATCGCATCTTTCACCTCGCAGCGCAGAGCTACCCCAGTGCTTCCTGGGACGCGCCGATTCTGACGATGCGGGCTAATGTGGAAGGCACCATCAACCTGCTTGAAGCAGCGCGCCGGCACGTGCCGAAGGCGCGTATTCATATTGCCGGTACCAGTGCCGAATATGGGCCGGTTCGCCCTGATGAGGTGCCGATCAGCGAGGACCATCCCTTACGACCGGCCAGTCCATACGGGGTGAGCAAAGTTGCTGCTGAATTGAGTGGCCTGCAATACCACGCCAGTTACGGGTTGCACGTGGTGGTGACTCGTTCGTTTAACCATGTCGGCCCCCGCCAGGGAGATCGTTGCTCGATCCAAACCTTCTGTCGCCAGATGGCGTTAATCGAGGCCGGGCAGCAGGAACCGGTTATGTATGTCGGCAATCTGTCACCCAAACGTGATTTCACCCATACCCGCGATGTTGCCCGGGCACTCTGGCTACTGCTGGAACACGGTACGCCGGGTGAGGTGTATAACCTCTGTTCGGGGCAGGCGGTACGCATCGGTGATATTGTGGATATGGTGATTGCAATGGGGCGCGTACCGGTGACCGTACAGGTCGATCCGGCCCGCCTGCGCCCGGTCGATGAGCCGATCCTCCAGGGAGACAACCGCAAACTGCGCGCAGCTACCGGCTGGCAACCCGAAATCGGGATCGAGCAGATCGTGGCTGAAGTGCTTGATTACTGGCGTCAACAGATAGGCAGCAACCAGCGCACGCAGATTTGA